In Microtus pennsylvanicus isolate mMicPen1 chromosome 17, mMicPen1.hap1, whole genome shotgun sequence, one genomic interval encodes:
- the Nmur1 gene encoding neuromedin-U receptor 1, translating to MRRTTGEGRLEKPQQVLPEVAPEQTPKHRRELMFYHLLGVARSSRFRNRGMHMDQAKPTPCQGGTPPCLNCSISPGELSPNGSRSSLFCNGSEVQGNFEPEDLNLTDEALRLKYLGPQQMALFAPICAMYLLIFVVGTVGNGLTCTVILRHKAMGTPTNFYLLSLAVSDLLVLLVGLPLELYEMKHNYPFQLGASGCYFRTLLFETVCLASVLNVTALSVERYVAVVHPLQAKSVMTRTHVRRMLGTIWILAVLFSLPNTSLHGLKQLYVPCRGLVPDSTVCTLVRPRLFYNLVIQITTLLFFCLPMVTISVLYLLIGLQLRRERMLLQEEVKGRKTAAARKTCNRRLPRRERGRRQVTKMLFALVVVFGICWAPFHAERLMWSLVPDWTDNLLLAFQLVHIISGIFFYLGSAANPVLYSLMSSRFRENFRQALGLRTQCRRRRRQHCHSSHNHSKLTTGSTCDMGSRNSRTGPLAENREPGFHQETELS from the exons ATGAGAAGGACCACTGGTGAGGGGAGGCTGGAGAAGCCTCAGCAAGTCCTTCCTGAGGTGGCTCCTGAACAAACCCCTAAACACAGGAGAGAGCTGATGTTTTACCACCTTTTAGGGGTGGCG AGGAGCAGCAGGTTCCGAAACCGTGGAATGCACATGGACCAGGCCAAGCCGACCCCCTGCCAGGGGGGC ACTCCTCCCTGCCTCAACTGTTCCATCTCTCCTGGAGAGCTGTCCCCAAATGGTTCAAGGAGCTCCCTGTTCTGCAATGGCAGTGAGGTCCAGGGAAACTTTGAGCCTGAGGACTTGAACCTGACGGATGAGGCCCTGAGGCTGAAGTACTTGGGGCCACAGCAGATGGCGCTGTTCGCGCCCATCTGTGCCATGTACCTGCTGATCTTTGTGGTGGGCACCGTGGGCAACGGGCTGACCTGCACTGTCATCCTGCGCCACAAGGCCATGGGCACGCCCACCAACTTCTACCTTCTCAGTCTCGCTGTGTCTGACTTGCTGGTGCTCCTGGTGGGCCTGCCCCTGGAGCTTTATGAGATGAAGCACAATTACCCGTTCCAGCTGGGGGCGAGCGGCTGCTACTTCCGAACGCTGCTCTTTGAGACCGTCTGCCTGGCTTCAGTGCTTAATGTCACAGCCCTGAGCGTGGAGCGCTATGTGGCCGTAGTGCACCCACTCCAAGCTAAGTCTGTGATGACGCGGACCCACGTGCGCCGCATGTTGGGGACCATCTGGATCCTTGCCGTGCTTTTCTCTCTGCCTAACACCAGTCTCCACGGCCTCAAGCAGCTCTATGTGCCCTGTCGGGGTCTGGTGCCTGACTCAACTGTGTGTACGTTGGTGCGCCCCCGACTCTTTTACAACTTGGTGATCCAGATCACCACCCTGCTCTTCTTCTGCCTGCCCATGGTCACCATCAGTGTGCTGTACCTGCTCATTGGGCTGCAGCTGCGGAGGGAGAGGATGCTGCTTCAAGAGGAGGTCAAAGGCAGGAAAACGGCAGCGGCCCGGAAGACCTGCAACAGACGGCTTCCGCGTCGAGAAAGGGGCCGGAGACAGGTGACCAAGATGCTAT TTGCGCTGGTTGTGGTGTTTGGCATCTGCTGGGCTCCGTTTCATGCGGAGCGCCTCATGTGGAGCTTGGTGCCCGACTGGACCGACAACTTACTCCTGGCCTTCCAGTTGGTGCACATTATATCTGGCATCTTCTTCTACCTCGGCTCAGCAGCCAACCCAGTGCTCTACAGCCTCATGTCCAGTCGCTTCCGGGAGAACTTCCGGCAAGCTCTGGGCCTGAGAACCCAATGCCGTCGCCGCCGTCGCCAACACTGTCATAGCTCCCACAACCACAGCAAGTTGACCACAGGTAGCACCTGTGACATGGGTTCCCGGAACAGCAGGACTGGACCCCTAGCTGAGAACAGGGAACCAGGGTTTCACCAAGAGACGGAACTCTCCTGA